From a single Rhodococcus jostii RHA1 genomic region:
- a CDS encoding PAS and ANTAR domain-containing protein has protein sequence MDSEQVLVGKAQRVGSFRFLLDGQRWEWSDAVAQMHGYQRGQVTPTTELLLSHKHPDDHPRVARVLDRMITDAEPFSSRHRIIDTTGAIHQVVVVGDRLYDDTGEVIGTTGFYIDITDSYRSDVKDSVDEAVAELAQSRAVIEQAKGALMLVYGITADRAFDILTWRSQETNTRLRTIAEQLVTGFSEFDPGTGLRARFDHLLLTAHQRAGFRSR, from the coding sequence GTGGATTCAGAGCAGGTGTTGGTCGGCAAGGCGCAACGGGTGGGCAGCTTCCGATTCCTTCTGGACGGGCAGCGGTGGGAATGGTCCGACGCCGTCGCCCAGATGCACGGCTACCAACGCGGTCAGGTCACCCCGACCACCGAACTGCTGCTGTCCCACAAGCATCCCGACGATCACCCGCGCGTCGCCCGAGTCCTGGACCGGATGATTACCGACGCCGAACCGTTCAGCAGCAGACACCGCATCATCGACACCACCGGCGCGATTCACCAGGTCGTGGTCGTCGGCGACCGGCTTTACGACGACACCGGCGAGGTGATCGGCACGACCGGGTTCTACATCGACATCACCGATTCCTACCGCAGCGACGTCAAGGACTCGGTCGACGAAGCGGTCGCCGAACTCGCGCAGTCCCGGGCGGTGATCGAGCAAGCCAAAGGTGCGTTGATGCTGGTCTACGGCATCACCGCCGACCGCGCGTTCGACATCTTGACCTGGCGCTCCCAGGAAACCAACACCCGGCTCCGCACAATCGCCGAACAACTCGTCACCGGGTTCAGCGAATTCGACCCCGGCACCGGGCTGCGTGCCCGGTTCGATCATCTGCTGCTGACCGCCCACCAGCGCGCCGGCTTCCGGAGTAGGTGA
- a CDS encoding VOC family protein — protein sequence MTIQEPSHVHAVVSVVDVEAAVAWYTTFFGRSADRHLPDLAEWQLTTDATLQLVLDPYGAGSSTVALEVDGIDRVLAELERHDIIPETIIEGTATITDPTGNRIRIAAHHP from the coding sequence ATGACCATCCAGGAGCCCAGCCACGTACACGCAGTAGTCTCCGTCGTCGACGTCGAGGCCGCCGTTGCCTGGTACACAACGTTCTTCGGCCGATCTGCCGACCGTCACCTGCCCGATCTCGCCGAATGGCAGCTCACCACTGACGCGACCCTGCAGCTGGTCCTCGATCCGTACGGCGCGGGCAGCTCGACGGTGGCTCTCGAGGTGGACGGCATCGATCGCGTCCTTGCCGAACTCGAGCGCCACGACATCATCCCCGAGACCATCATCGAGGGGACAGCGACGATCACCGACCCCACGGGCAATCGAATCAGGATTGCGGCGCATCACCCGTAG
- a CDS encoding RES family NAD+ phosphorylase — translation MTAHVGSLTAGTKLWRIHSADPNRGALTLNPTPAGAGGGRFDSSDGSYHYSYFGEDISTCIAETYCRSLPLDDHVPRILRKAKLAGRVLSQVTVTDDVPVALVHGSHLTAIGQDTWLTKCDPVDYRITRDWAASILCGTDRALGIKYRARNDEDRYSVVMTITPNAGVGLHDLMAISQGPIKLDDRAGLELVRSHLAQYNATLI, via the coding sequence GTGACCGCGCACGTCGGGTCGCTCACCGCCGGAACCAAGCTCTGGCGCATCCACTCCGCCGACCCGAACCGGGGCGCCTTGACCCTGAATCCGACCCCGGCGGGAGCGGGAGGCGGCCGGTTCGACTCCTCCGACGGCTCGTACCACTACTCCTATTTCGGGGAGGACATCTCCACCTGCATCGCGGAGACCTACTGCCGGTCGCTGCCGCTCGATGATCACGTGCCGAGAATTTTGCGGAAGGCCAAACTGGCCGGTCGAGTCCTGTCCCAGGTCACCGTCACCGACGACGTCCCGGTCGCACTGGTGCACGGCTCACATCTGACGGCGATCGGTCAGGACACCTGGCTGACGAAATGCGACCCGGTCGACTACCGGATCACCCGGGACTGGGCGGCATCCATCCTGTGCGGGACCGACAGGGCACTCGGTATCAAGTACCGGGCACGCAACGACGAGGACCGGTACTCCGTCGTCATGACCATCACACCCAATGCCGGTGTGGGACTGCATGATCTGATGGCCATCTCCCAGGGCCCGATCAAACTCGATGACCGCGCCGGGCTGGAGCTGGTCAGATCCCATCTCGCACAATACAACGCAACACTCATCTAA